Proteins found in one Amycolatopsis aidingensis genomic segment:
- a CDS encoding acyl-CoA synthetase produces MSALFPALRTEQAKTALRFGDRGLSYAELAAVAGTLAHRLRARDCSRVAVWATPSMETSVAVVAALLAGIPAVPVNPKIGTRELEHIVSDSAPSLVLAEPDAQLPAALAALPRQDVELTGSATEPPEEPGEEAPAVIVYTSGTTGPPKGVVLPRRAIATTLDALRDAWQWTAADVLVHALPLFHVHGLILGVLGPLRRGGTVHHLGRFSTAAVARELAGEATMMFGVPTMYHRIATEVGDDPELASALRGARLLVSGSAALPVHDHERIAAATGQRVVERYGMSETLMNTSVRADGERRPGTVGVPLRGVELRLVDEAGNPIEAPDGETVGEIQVRGPNLFTEYLNRPDATAEAFTDGWFRTGDMATRDPDGYLRIVGRKATDIIKSGGYKIGAGEIENALLEHPGVAEVAVTGEPDPDLGERIVAWVVPHGSPPAERELADHVARLLTPHKRPRVVRFLDALPRNDMGKVLKRALDA; encoded by the coding sequence GTGAGCGCCCTCTTCCCAGCATTGCGCACCGAACAGGCCAAGACCGCGCTGCGGTTCGGCGACCGCGGGCTCAGCTACGCCGAACTCGCCGCGGTCGCGGGCACGCTCGCCCACCGGCTGCGCGCCAGGGACTGCTCCCGGGTCGCGGTGTGGGCCACGCCCAGCATGGAGACCAGCGTCGCGGTCGTCGCAGCGCTGCTGGCAGGGATACCGGCGGTGCCGGTGAACCCCAAGATCGGTACCCGGGAGCTGGAGCACATCGTCTCCGACAGCGCGCCCTCGCTGGTGCTGGCCGAACCGGACGCACAGCTGCCTGCCGCGCTCGCCGCCCTGCCCCGCCAGGACGTCGAGCTGACCGGCTCGGCAACCGAACCGCCGGAGGAGCCGGGCGAGGAGGCGCCTGCGGTGATCGTCTACACCTCGGGCACCACCGGGCCGCCCAAGGGTGTGGTGCTGCCACGGCGCGCGATCGCCACCACCCTGGACGCGTTGCGGGACGCCTGGCAGTGGACGGCCGCGGATGTGCTGGTGCACGCGCTGCCGCTGTTCCACGTGCACGGGCTGATCCTCGGCGTGCTCGGACCGTTGCGTCGCGGCGGCACGGTGCACCACCTCGGCCGGTTCTCCACCGCGGCGGTGGCGCGGGAACTCGCGGGCGAGGCCACGATGATGTTCGGCGTACCGACGATGTACCACCGGATCGCCACCGAGGTCGGGGACGACCCGGAGCTGGCATCGGCGCTACGCGGCGCGCGGCTGCTGGTGTCCGGCTCGGCGGCCCTGCCGGTGCACGACCACGAGCGCATCGCCGCGGCGACCGGGCAGCGGGTGGTGGAACGCTACGGCATGTCCGAGACGCTGATGAACACCAGCGTCCGTGCCGACGGCGAGCGCAGGCCCGGCACGGTCGGCGTGCCGTTGCGGGGCGTCGAATTGCGGCTGGTGGACGAGGCGGGCAACCCGATCGAGGCCCCCGACGGGGAGACGGTCGGCGAGATCCAGGTACGCGGCCCGAACCTGTTTACCGAGTACCTCAACCGGCCGGACGCCACCGCCGAGGCCTTCACCGATGGCTGGTTCCGCACCGGGGACATGGCGACAAGGGACCCGGACGGCTACCTCCGCATCGTGGGCAGGAAGGCCACCGACATCATCAAGAGCGGCGGGTACAAGATCGGCGCCGGCGAGATCGAGAACGCGCTGCTGGAACATCCCGGGGTGGCCGAGGTGGCGGTCACCGGCGAGCCGGACCCCGACCTCGGGGAGCGGATCGTGGCCTGGGTGGTGCCGCACGGCAGCCCACCTGCGGAGCGGGAGCTCGCCGACC